CTTTTTGATACTAAGCTCTAGCCTCTTCTAACTCCCCAAGTTCATGCAGTACAATCCCCAAATTGTAATGAGCTTCTAGCAAATCGGGTTGTAGGGTGAGAGCTTGCTTGTAATAAGCAACAGCAGTTTTTAAATCTCCGGCTTTCTCCCGGGCAATACCCAATTTGTGATTTAATTGTGCGTAGTAGATCTGCTTTTCGCTTGAGAGCTTACCTTGGGCATGAAGTGCATTGCCCAAATTCACTTCTGCTTCTGTAAAGTCCCGTTTTAATTCTAAGGCTTTTTGGTAGCAGTTAATTGCTTGCTCAAATAATCCTTGTTGTTGCAGAGCATAGCCCAAGTTGTTGTAAATTGGTAATGAGTCTGGTCGTAGGGTGAGAGCTTGATGGTAGGCGATCGCTGCCTCGGCAAACTGCCCGTGACCTAAACGCAAATTACCTAAACTAAACCACGTCTTGACAGAATCAGGCTGAGCTTGGGAAGCAGCACTCAGCCACTGTTCGGCGCTTTGAGGCTGCCCCAACTGAATCGCCAGCATACCCAAACTGTATAAAGCTTCTGGGTGGTTAGGTTGTTTTTCCAGAACTTGATGATATAGCTTTTGTGCGTCGTCTAAGCGATTAGCTCGATGGTGTTGAACTGCGAGTTGAAGCGTTTGAGCCACTTCTTGCGCGCCAAATCGTCTTGGCTTATTGACCACCTTGAGGAGAAAATCCTCCAGTGCTCTAACTGGTTTTAAGTCGCCATATAACTTGTGCTTATTTTGAGCAACTTGCTTTTTAATATATTGACGATATTCAGGATCTAGCCCAAGACGAACTGCAATTTTCACATAATCTTCTTTAGTTGCAGCAATAGTTTCTTCTATGCCCATCATTTTGAGTATAGCTAGGGTATGCCGTCCCCGCATTAAATCTCCTGGTAACGTGACGACTGGTATATTATGGGCGATCGCTTCTAAGGTCGAGTTGCATCCCGACCAACCGATGCTATCTAAGAAGACATCGGCGATCGCGCTCGTGCTTGCAAACTCTGTGACATCTAAGCGAGGCAAAAAGATGCAGTAGTCTTGATAATTCAGGCGTAATTCCTCAAAAGCTCGTCGTAAGCGTTGACGAAAGACTTCGGTAAGATATTCACCTTGTAGTGCTTCAAGAAAGACAAACTTACACTTAGATAAGTCTTTGGCAATTTTAGGAAAGACATCATCATGTTGGGGTAAATACTTATACAATGATTGGCAGCACCAGAACATGATTTCGTCCTCAGCAATACCAATTTGCCCTTTAGTGATTGCTTGCGATTCAATTGCCAAAGGCGTGTAATGAATCGATAAATTGGGTAATTTGACCAGCTTTTCTGTGTAGTGTTCTTGAGCATTTTCTGGTTCCATTAACTCACTGCTCAAGTAGTAGTCAATTGTTGGTAACCCACTCGTATTCGGGTGTCCCCAAGATGTCATTTGAATGGGAGCTAGTCTTAAACAACCCAACTGAACTGTCATTGGGTGCATCCCAAATTCTGGAAAAATCAGAATGTGTAACTTGTCTTTTTGAATGGTTTCACACCATTGTTCTAACAACAATGGTTTTTGAGTAAATTTGTCAAAAACTTTCGCTGCTATTTGAGTCTGCTGATCTTGTTTGGGACTCGTGTGATATCCAAATAATTCAAACTCACTTCTATCCAGATTTTCTACCCACCCTTTGATTGGAATTTTCCAATTAGAATGATTGTAAAAAAATGCGGAAACAAAACCGATGCGAATTTTTTCGTTCGGTTGCAAATCTGGTAGAGGAATAGCTTGGCGACCTTGGGGATAGCGACTCGACATCAGCCCAGCAATCATTTCACCATAGACTTGCTGCAAACAACGGTCATTTAAGCCTTGATAAGCCAGATAAAAAGGCTGTAGAAAACCGACAGATTTAGCCGCCTCTATTCTTTGTTCGGGAGTTGCTACTTGATAGTGCTCAGCTAAATTTTGAAGATATTGCTGATAATTCTTTCGCTTCAACTGAATGTCGTCAAAATTGGAATAAATAATCGGTAGCTGAGCCATACAAATGCCAAGTTTGGCTGCAGCAAAATCAGGTTGGATGTTTAAGGCTTGCTGGTAATACTCTACGGCTTTTTCTAAAAGACCCTGGTCGCAGAGTGCTGTTGCCAAGTTATAATAAAATGAGGCATCGTTATGGTTAATTTGTAAAGCTTTCTGGTAAGACTCGATCGCTACTTCTAAGTTACCTTGTTCCTTAAGGATATTTCCTAAGTTGTTCAGCGCAATAGAGGCTATTAGGGGATTTGGGTAGAGATTTAAAACTTTTTGGTAAGCTTCGGTCGCCTCACATAATTTATTTTGCGCTTGCAATACTTGTGCTAAGGATATTTGAGCGAGAACATAAGTGGGCTGAATTTTTAATATCTGCTTGTAGAGAGATTCCGCTTCATAAAAATCTTTACACTCATGTTTATCAATAGCTCGGTTGATGAGATATTGAACATTTGAATCTGAATCACTATCCCGATTAAATTGATGGATTCTGGTTTTTTTACCAACTACATTTAAAAGAAAATTTTCAAGTGCTCTAACTGGTTTTAAATCATGATATAACTTATATTTTTGGTCAGCAACTTGCTTCTTAATGTATTGACGATATTCAGAATCTTGCCCAAGACGAACTGCAATTTTCACATAATCTTCTTTAGTCGCAGCAATGGTTTCTTCTATGCCCATCATTTTGAGTATTGCTAGGGTATGGCGTCCCCGCATCAAATCTCCTGGCAAGGTGACGACGGGAATATTATGGGCGATCGCGTCCATAGTCGAATTACATCCCGACCAACCAATGCTATCTAGGAAGACATCGGCGATAGCTGCCATTCCAGCAAACCTCCTGCTATCCATATAAGGCAAAAAGATGCAGTAGTCTTGATAATTGAGTCCGAATTCCTTAAAAGCACGGCTTAACCGCTGCTCAAAGACTTCGGTCACACATTCACCTCTGTTATTTTGAATAAATACAAACTTGCAACTACCTAAATCTTTGGCAATTCGAGGAAAGACATCATCATGTTGCGGTAAATACTTGAATAATGCTTGACAGCACCAGAACATTAATTCGTCATTTTTGATGCCTATTTCTTTTTTGTTTATGACTTGAGGTTGAATCGCCAATGGCGTGTAATGAATCGATAGATTGGGCAACCTAACTAACTTTTCTGTATAGTGTTCTTGAGCGTTTTCTGGTTCCATTAACTCACTGCTCAAGTAGTAGTCTATCGTTGGTAACCCACTTGTATCCGGATGTCCCCAAGATGTGATTTGAATGGGAGCTAGTCTTAAGCAACCCAACTTCACTGTCAGCGGATCCATCCCAAATTCTGGAAAAATTAGGATGTGTAACTTGTCTTTTTGAATGGTTTCACACCATTGTTCTAACAACAATCGTTTTTGAGTAAATTTATCAAAAACTTTCGCTGCTATTAGAGTTTCCTGATCTTGTTTGGAACCAGTATGATATCCAAATAATTCAAACTCACTTCTATCCAGGTTTTCTACCCAACCCTTAATCGGGATTTTCCAATTAGAATGATTGTAAAAAAATCTGGAAACAAAACCGATGCGAATTTTTTCGTTCGGTTGCAAATCTGGTAGGGGAATAGCTTGGCTGTATTGGGGACAGCGATTCGACATCAGCCCAGCAATCATTTCCCCATATATTTGCTGT
This portion of the Brasilonema sennae CENA114 genome encodes:
- a CDS encoding tetratricopeptide repeat protein — encoded protein: MNTENILESNIKSLIVIATQKHQSGQLDEAESLYKQILQFQPQLENQYYAIASCNLGSLFEQQGKLDAALKSYQEALRLKPDYADVHYNLGNVFLQQGNLETASKSYQQALNVKPDYAEAHNNLGSVFLQQDNLDAALKSYQQALNIKSDYAEAHYNLGNVLLQQGELERALKSYQQALSLKPNYAQAKFGICTVQLPIIYSNFDDIQLRRNNYQQCLQNLAYHYQAATPEERTEGAKAVGFVQPFYLAYQGLNNRPLQQIYGEMIAGLMSNRCPQYSQAIPLPDLQPNEKIRIGFVSRFFYNHSNWKIPIKGWVENLDRSEFELFGYHTGSKQDQETLIAAKVFDKFTQKRLLLEQWCETIQKDKLHILIFPEFGMDPLTVKLGCLRLAPIQITSWGHPDTSGLPTIDYYLSSELMEPENAQEHYTEKLVRLPNLSIHYTPLAIQPQVINKKEIGIKNDELMFWCCQALFKYLPQHDDVFPRIAKDLGSCKFVFIQNNRGECVTEVFEQRLSRAFKEFGLNYQDYCIFLPYMDSRRFAGMAAIADVFLDSIGWSGCNSTMDAIAHNIPVVTLPGDLMRGRHTLAILKMMGIEETIAATKEDYVKIAVRLGQDSEYRQYIKKQVADQKYKLYHDLKPVRALENFLLNVVGKKTRIHQFNRDSDSDSNVQYLINRAIDKHECKDFYEAESLYKQILKIQPTYVLAQISLAQVLQAQNKLCEATEAYQKVLNLYPNPLIASIALNNLGNILKEQGNLEVAIESYQKALQINHNDASFYYNLATALCDQGLLEKAVEYYQQALNIQPDFAAAKLGICMAQLPIIYSNFDDIQLKRKNYQQYLQNLAEHYQVATPEQRIEAAKSVGFLQPFYLAYQGLNDRCLQQVYGEMIAGLMSSRYPQGRQAIPLPDLQPNEKIRIGFVSAFFYNHSNWKIPIKGWVENLDRSEFELFGYHTSPKQDQQTQIAAKVFDKFTQKPLLLEQWCETIQKDKLHILIFPEFGMHPMTVQLGCLRLAPIQMTSWGHPNTSGLPTIDYYLSSELMEPENAQEHYTEKLVKLPNLSIHYTPLAIESQAITKGQIGIAEDEIMFWCCQSLYKYLPQHDDVFPKIAKDLSKCKFVFLEALQGEYLTEVFRQRLRRAFEELRLNYQDYCIFLPRLDVTEFASTSAIADVFLDSIGWSGCNSTLEAIAHNIPVVTLPGDLMRGRHTLAILKMMGIEETIAATKEDYVKIAVRLGLDPEYRQYIKKQVAQNKHKLYGDLKPVRALEDFLLKVVNKPRRFGAQEVAQTLQLAVQHHRANRLDDAQKLYHQVLEKQPNHPEALYSLGMLAIQLGQPQSAEQWLSAASQAQPDSVKTWFSLGNLRLGHGQFAEAAIAYHQALTLRPDSLPIYNNLGYALQQQGLFEQAINCYQKALELKRDFTEAEVNLGNALHAQGKLSSEKQIYYAQLNHKLGIAREKAGDLKTAVAYYKQALTLQPDLLEAHYNLGIVLHELGELEEARA